Below is a genomic region from Brassica oleracea var. oleracea cultivar TO1000 chromosome C9, BOL, whole genome shotgun sequence.
ACAGGTTGAGGTCGGTAATGGAAGTCATACCTCATTCTGGCATGAAGTATGGTCTCAGATCGGGTGTCTTAAGGAGGTGGTAGGTGATCGAGGCATTATTGCCCTGGGCATAGCAAACAACGCTACGATGGCAGATGTTATATCAAATCATCGACGGCGGAGGCACGGACAGATCATTCTCAATGATATAGAAGATGAGATTGATAGGCTGCGTGTTGGAGGGTTAGATGATAAAGATGATGTTAAGCTTTGGAAGTGGGGTGAAGGGAAATTTGTGAGTAAGTTATCTTCAAAGAAGACCTGGTGCGAAGTGAGCATCAAACTTGCGCTTGGAGTCAAGGTATATGGTTCTCTCAGTCTACTCCAAAATACTCTTTCATGTTATGGATTGCGAGAAGGAACAGATTGCAAACGGGAGACAAAATGCAAGCTTGGAATGTCTCTGTGAACACAGAGTGTGTTCTGTGTCAGGGAGTTCAAAAGACATGCCAACATCTATTCTTTCAGTGCCCTTACTCGACTGAAGTGTGGGAATCTCTGGTGAAAGGGCTTCTTAGGGATGATTTCACCACTTACTGGGATGATATTGGAGAAATGGTTTCTGGTAGAAGCTACCCTCCAACAAAAATGTTTCTTATCAGATACTCTCTTCAGGTTGCAGTCCATAGCATTTGGAGAGAAAGAAATGGTAGAAGGCATGGAGAGGAACCAAAAGCGGCTGCCATACTGAGTAAGCTTATCGACAAAACGATAAGGCTTCTCCTTCTTGATGTCAAAGCCACTGGTCATGCATACTTGGAAAGGAGTTTACGCACTTGGTTTGGAACAAGGCAAGTTCCAAATCCAACCTAGAAAATAGATGATTTCTTTTATTTTAGTTGATTGAGTATATAAATAAAAACAGAAGCACTAGATGTAACACAGTTTTGACCGAATATAATTAAAAAAAAATAAATTCACGTTCCTTTTAAAAGGGGCATACTTGATCGTCAAAAGCCCATAGCTCTATAGTCATCATTATTGGTCTATTTCGCTCATTTTCATAAATTAGACCCATTAAAAACTCATGCAACACTAAGATTCTATTTTGCTTCTTGTGATTATGTGGAAGGAATTTGTTCCTTTTGATTAAGCCAATGGATATGGGGGAAAATGAAAAGAGAAAAATGAAAATTGATGATGAATATGGGTGTTGGCAAGTTGAATTGCTGAAACTCGAATATGACGAAAATAATGCATCAACGGTGTGAAGGCCGTGTACACGTCGTTTATGCTTCAGAATATTATTAATGTCTCATCGTTTCGGAACATTTGTTGCTTATTTTCGATTTTTCTAGACACTCACTACATGTGATAAATAAAAATTATTTTGATATCCTAATATGAAAAGTTTATCTATATTGGAGGTCGAATATAATATGCCTAACAAGCTTTGCACTGGCACTGGGAAATAAAATAAAAATAAAATAAAAATAGAACAAAACATTTGACCAATTAAATTAATATACGTATACTTATAAATATATTCTTGGTTATCTTTTATAGTTTTTATATATTCATGCTGATGTGTAAATAGATTCTCGCACGTAAAAGTTTTCCAGTTTAACTCACATTACTATTTTTTTTTTTTTTTGTAACATAACTCACATTACTATATTTTAAACTATTTATTTTATCCAAAAATAATAATCAACTTTCGATTATAGCTTTTGATTGTGGACAGTGGATATTAAAAAAATCTATAATAGTAAAAGCACCGAATATCTCAAACAACAACAAAACCTCCATATGGTTTTTTTTTTTTTTTGTTAAATATGTGAATTTTCATTAAATCAGTAATGATGCAGAGAGATACATTCAGCTTGATGAATCAAAACCTACTGTATCTAAGTCGCTAATCAAAGCAAGTGTGTCTTAGGGAGCCACAAAAAAAAGCTAAAAAGAACTCACTAACAAAGTTTCAATCCCAGCCATATGGATGTGATTAAAGCTTGACTAACATTATGGTTCAATTGACAATCATTAAGCTAATAGCAGACCACAGCGAATAGATTGATGTCGACACCTGCATCAAAACCGCACGAGTCCAAAGAGGTCACAGCCCGAGAACAGTCTGAGTGACCGCAGACCGTCCCGAGGGCGACTCCAACCGTGGAACAGGCGAAGCAGGGTCGGCAAGTCCTGGTCCAGCCATTCCTAACCAGTGAAGTCCACTCCAGACGCCGCTAGCTCAAGAAGACGGCAAGCTGCACTCCTGAGAATCCAAACCGATGAGGAGGAACCAGCAGATGAAATGCAGGTGGAGTACTGGCAGATGGAAGCGGAGGTTTATACGGCTGAACTCCGGTCCCATCCCGCGAGCAGAGCACAAAAGGTAACCGATTACAGAACATCAAGAGATGCAGGGGACAGTGGCTATCAACCTTCTAAAACTTGAGAAGCGGAGGAACAAGAAGCTTCCATCAGCAGGCGGAAGAGGAGAAAAGACTCATCGAATGGAGTAGGGACATAGCAGAGCAACAGCACGAAAGCTCTGAGTTAACCTAAACCCCAGACAGTTCTAAAACCTAACTAGGCGCCATGGTGATTGTCGAAGAACCAAACCAGAAAGAAGTCCCCGACGATAAGCTTCGATATCGTTTTTTTAACTCAGAACGAGAGAGGGAAGTTCTTACCATTAGCATCCGGAAGAGGAGACAAGGGGAGACATAGGAGGCAGCGACAAGAGAGGCGAAGGCAGCGACGCTCAGCCACTCCGTCGGACCCTCCAAGAGAGAAACTGATCCAGATCCGCTCGAAATCAAACCCTAGATCTACCACCTAGACGGTGCCTCATGCTCAGATCCGACTATCCACATCCTCGCCATCACTCCAGGGAGACCGAGGACGCACTCAGTCACCGCTTTGATTCGCCGGTTCCGGCCGCAAACCAACGAAGAACCAGAGAAGAAGAGCAAGGAGGATATGGAGAAATCGAGGCTAGAAAGGGGATGAAGCTGGACTCTGGAACGATTGGGGTGGCGACCGTAGAGACCCTCCGTCGGCCACCAGAACGAGAATCAACGGTGACTTTGTCGAGTAGAAGATGAACGGTGGGGAGAGAAAGAAAAGAGAGAATCCACTCTCTCACCTCTCTCTAAAATTTTTCTCTTTTTGTTGATCGTCTTAACCTCCATATGTTTCCTGGCTTAAAGGCATGGTTAATTTACTTTACACAAGAATGTTCTACTCTCTTCATAATATCACTTTTGATTGTTATGGGAGTTTATTTTTATCCATAACATTATGGAACCTCTGTTATAGAAAAATCTCGAATCCAAAACTAATCGATGATAGTCATGTATGACAGTTAGTTTTGATCTTTCATGTCAATTTTTATTGGAGAATCTTTAAATGAATAATAAATTCCTAGTAAGGCTGTAGACAAAATAAATTACACGAGGTTACAAACTGTAGTTAGGTTGGAGACTTGGAGTGTGGCTTTCCACACGCCAGATCGTCTTGTCGTTGGAGGTGAAAACTGGGTGTATTTGTTCTTTTCTTTTTTGTGCAACTGGGTATATTTTTTCGTTATATATTACTAGTATTATTCAAAGATGTCATGATGCGTCTATCATTCTGACAAACTCAATCTAAAAGTACAGTTTTACACAATGTTGTGCCAGAAAATGAAGAAGACTTTGAGTCAAATATGGGAAAAGAAGAAGAAGACTTTAAATACGGTATCGTGTCGTACCAAATAGTCCCTGAAATTCATGATGATTTTTGTCACTGACCACATTGCTTACAGTGGTCAAACCTTTGAATCAGGGTCTCAACAATGAAACAATTAACAATCTACTGCCCTACTTCCTACTCCTATGAATTATACTAGTATGGTACTTCATTTTTACCAAGTTAAATACGACAACAATATCTAGTTATAAATTTTATACTGACACAAATCTTCGCGTGCGTGCAAGTGTGTGCCTGTGGATATTAGAATGATGCTTGGATAGTATTACATACGAATTTAAAAGTGAACTAATTAAAGTAAGCATATATATTATGTGTATATATATCTCTCATAGTCGAACCAGCCTGTGATATCCATTAGCCAAGTATCCCCTAATTAGGACCATTATTTAGAAGATTTCTAGTGATCCTAGACTCCTAGTAATATTTTATGAAAATTATGGCAGTAAATATTGTTTTTATTTCTTTTCTTAGCAATAAATATCGTTAAACTATTGTGACTACGTATTTCAGCCGGTCCAGTATATAGATAAGGTTATTCGCAATATGATCTCATGGCCTAGCTATCCAATAAACTAGTGCATTCTTAACTTTGTTCGCGGATATAATTCACTTACACTCTTTAAACATTTGTTCGCAATAGGATATCTGATCGTTTAAACATTGGTTCTATTTTTTTTTCTTTTGAGTTATCATTCATAAACACATTGTCTACGCATGTAAAAAAATGTATTGTAAACGTTTTAGCTCCGGATCAGGCAACAGGTCTTTTAAAGCATCAGTTAAGTGGGTTACTTCGCCGCTAACTGCAGAAGGCCTGGCTCTACGCGAGGCAGTACGATCATGCGTTAACTTGGGACTGAAGACGGTGACCTTTGAAGCTGATTCGGCTCAACTCATCAAAGCCGTGAATATGGAAGAGTGCCCAACGGAGCTTTACGGAGTCTTATCTGATATTCTCTCTTATGTCTCAGCTTTTGATTTTGTTGCCCTGATGGTGATAAAGAAAAACATGCAGGACTATACTAGTGTCTAATACTAATTGTCTGCTTAATAACACATTTGATTGTCAATTCTGCATGTAGGGCAGTAGGGGTGTGACCTTCTTCGTTCTTTCTCTTTTTTGTTTAAAAACCTTTTTCTTTCTTCAGTTTCAAGTACATACTAAGTTTTATACAATCCGGCCGAGATATCGTTCTTTAGCTGTTGAGAGAGTGAATGAGAGTGAGAGTCAACAGTTAGTCTCACTTGACATTAATATTTTCACGTTACAAGAATCAGTTAAGAAAACTTAATCTATTCATATTAGAACCAGTCTTTATCAGTTTATCAGGTAAGTTTAGTTGTAACATCGCATTGAACACTAATTCTTGTGTGTTTTCTCCGATCCGGTCAACTCTCCGGCCCCCACCGTTTTTGTCTAGTCACCGACATACATTACTTCTTAATTTAATGCTACATCTTGTAGTAAACAAGCTAATATTTTTGTTTGTTACAGCAATCAAATTATCTCCCTGCTCATTTGTCCTTGTTGTCGAGAAACATTAAACAGCCAACGATTAAGGATCATCCTTGCAAGATAATAAGTCATGAGAGGGAGCATATATAGTTTGCATTTATTTAGTAAGAGGAAGTATTTATAATGTAAACGAGACGGTGAAATGCACGAGAAATAGAATAATTAAGCAGATAATATAAAAATGAAGAATAAAACGGTGGAATGCACGAGAAAG
It encodes:
- the LOC106314215 gene encoding uncharacterized protein LOC106314215, encoding MRSIARQFIQVEVGNGSHTSFWHEVWSQIGCLKEVVGDRGIIALGIANNATMADVISNHRRRRHGQIILNDIEDEIDRLRVGGLDDKDDVKLWKWGEGKFVSKLSSKKTWCEVSIKLALGVKGVQKTCQHLFFQCPYSTEVWESLVKGLLRDDFTTYWDDIGEMVSGRSYPPTKMFLIRYSLQVAVHSIWRERNGRRHGEEPKAAAILSKLIDKTIRLLLLDVKATGHAYLERSLRTWFGTRQVPNPT